The DNA window AAAATCTTCAGATGTTTCCGGGAATGGGATCCGATCTTTCTAAACGAGTCAGCTTTCGGACAGATTATAAATATGCAATATGGGAAGATTATGTGATTATCTACAAGGTTGGTAACGAATATGTAGAGATTTATCGTGTAGTTAACCGATATCAGGATATCACGAGAATCTTTGAGTGATAACAGAGATGTGATAACAAATTGATAACACCGTTCAGTACAGCCTATGGATTCACGACAGTTGAACACATATAAAACCAAATAGAACCATAATACTAAAAAGTATAGTGGTGAGATTTTATTTGCGAGTTTGAATAGTAGCCGCGAGTCTTGGAATCCGCTAAACAAGCGGATTCCGAGACTTTTTCTTTTGCTACTAACCGCAATTACTCTATTTCACATTGTTTTGTTATTAGATAGCTTTTCTTTGCGGCATCGGGATTATTTTTCCTGATGCCGTTTTTGGGGCATAGGACCATATGGAAGTCCTGCATTGGCATATGCTGTATCCGGAGTAACTGAATTGCCTGCTATATTACCATCATAGGAAATTCCTGTTTTCCAAATGGATCAAGCAGGATGCCTTATTTTGTGCTATCAGTGCAGAAAATATGGAGCATTTTATATTTCTTCTGGAGAAGCTGGGATTTGAAGTAAAACAGGGCAAACATATCGCTGTAAAGGTTCCGGGGATGAAGCGGTTTAAAAGATTGGATACCATTTCAGAGGATTTGTGCAGGGAGAGTCTGGAAGCTATGTTTCGATATGGGGACGCAAGTCTTGCAGCTCTTGTAAATCGAGCTGTTTCATTACTGCCGGCAAGAAAAGCTGTTTTTTCACCGTACCAGAGAAAGTGCTATGCAAGGAGGTATCGTTTGCATCTCGCTGAGAAAAAACGGTTCACTTATAAATCTGGCATGCGAGAGAAGAAGGGCGAGCGAAATAGGAATAGCAGATAGTTGTAATGATTTGGGTGCTATGGCGTGGGCTATAGCACCTGAATCAGTCTAGTGGAGTTTTTGATACTACTAATTGAGAAACAATCGCAAGAAAATGCGAAAGTTTATTGAAGGAGAATATGTGATGTGATATGCTGGAAGAAATGGAGTTTGTAGGTGAAAATTATGCTTTGATTAAGATAATGGTATTTTGAGTAACGGAGAGGATATGGGAAAACTAATTATACTTAGAGGGAATTCGGGAAGTGGAAAGACAACGGTGGCTAAGGAATTACAAAAGAAATTTGGTTACAATACAATGCTCATTTCGCAAGATGAAATCAGAAGGAATATATTGTGGGTTAAAGATGGCATAGATACTAAAGCATTACCGCTTATGATAGAACTTTTGAAATATGGATATGAGCATAGTGATATTGTTATTCTGGAAGGAATTATGTACGAGGAATGGTATAATCCCTTGTTTAAGGTGGCGAACGAATTATATGGTTCAAATGTATATTCGTATTATTTTGATATTCCGTTTGAGGAGACGATAAGACGACATCAAACAAGGAGTAAAAGCCAAGAATTTGGTGAGGAACATATGCGCGGATGGTGGAGAGAAAAAGATTTCTCTGCTGTTCTTAAGGAACAGCTTATTACCTGTGAAATGGATGCGAATAGCATTGTAGCAAAGGTATATGCGGATTTGCTAAAGGAAGAATAGAAAATGAGACATGATATTATCGAGTATGCAGAAATTAGTTCTGTTATTGGTAGAACAGTAACCGTAACTGTTGACAGACCATTGGGCAGTTACCACCCAGAACATAAGAATATGTATTATCCAATAAATTATGGGTATGTGGAAGGCATCATGGCACCGGACGGAGAAGAGCAGGATGTTTACATATTAGGTGTGGATGAAGCGATAGAAAAGTTCACAGGTAAGATTATCGCTATTGTTCATAGAAATGATGATGTGGAAGAGAAATGGGTTGTTGCACCGGAAGGTATGGCATTTACCAAGGAAGAAATCTGTGAGCAGATTCATTTTCAGGAACAGTATTTTGATAGTGAGATTGTGATGTAAAGGATTTGAAAGGGTTGTAGGTAATAATAAAATGAAATTACTATATGGAACGGGGAATCTGGCAAAATTATCTGCAATGAGGAACCGACTTGAGCAGTTAGATATAGAATTAATTGGATTAAATGATATGAGAGCAGAGGGCAAGATTGTTCCAAAAGTAATAGAGGATGGCAATACCCCTCTTGAAAATGCAAGGCTGAAAGCAATGGCATATTATGAGGCTTTTCAAATTCCTGTATTTTCTTGTGATTCAGGATTGTATTTTGATAATGTCCCAGATGAGGTTCAGCCTGGCGTGCATGTTCGTAATGTGAATGGAAAATGTTTGTCAGATGATGAAATGATAGATTATTATTCAGGATTGGTAAAAGCATATGGGAATCTTGTGGCAAGGTACAGGAATGCAATTTGTTTTGTAATGGATAATACGCATATATATGAGGCAATGGAGCCGTCTATGGAAAGCGAGAAATTTATTTTAACAGATAAACCTCACAGCACGATTAGAAAAGAGGGATTCCCGTTGGATAGCATATCTCTTGATATAAAGACGAATAAATACTATTACGATTTGCCGGAAGATAAATTAGAGCAGGTGGCTGTTGAAGATGGTTTTTTAGAATTCTTCAAGAATATTTTAAATCTGAATTAGCGATTAATACTGGAGGTTTGGGATCATGATAGAAAGTGCAATTAATTTGTTAAGGAAATATTTGCTGATGATTGTGAAAAACTCTTGCTGCTTAAAGATATGATGAATATTGAGACTGCAAAGAAAATGGCTGAGCATAGACAAGCTGTTATGAAGGACTTTCTTGAAGAGTTTATGGCAGAATGGGAAGGAGAAAAGTGATATGTTGGAAGTAAAATTTTATGATACAGTAGATGATTCACTATTGAAATTTGCAGTAATTATTTCACAGAGCAATGGTAAATGGGTATTTTGCAAACATAAGGAGCGAGATACCTATGAGGCTCCGGGAGGTCATCGCGAAGTTGGAGAAGATATTTTGGAAACTGCTAAGAGAGAACTTCAGGAAGAAACAGGTGCCATACAGTTTGATATTAATCCAATATGTGTTTATTCCGTTACGGGTAAGAATAGTGTAAATGAGACCGGTGAGGAAACATTTGGATTATTATGTTTTGCGGAGATAAGGGAATTTTCAGGTCAACTGGATAGTGAGATGGAAAAGGTTGTACTTATGGATGAGTTGCCACAAAACTGGACATATCCGTTGATTCAGCCTAAATTGATTGAAAAGTATATGCAGATAGAAAAGCAGTCTTACAGCCAGATACAGTTGGCAGCAAAACAGACTATAGAATACATAAAGAATACTATCAAGCCGGGAATGAATTTACTCGAGATACGAAAGTTATCTGAGGAAAAACTGTTAGAGTTGGGTGCAGATTCGTTCTGGTATTGGGATGTTGGTGCATTTGTATTTGCAGGAGATGAAACAACTGTTTCTGTATCTGGTAAGCAGTATGTAACTTCGGATAGAGTTATAGGAAATAACGATATAATAACCATTGATTTAAGTCCGCAGGTGGGGAATATCTGGGGAGACTATGCGAGAACTATTATTGTAGAAAACGGCATGGTTGTAGAGAATATAGGGCTGATTAAAAATCCGGAATGGAAAAGCGGTCTCCAGATGGAAGAGAAATTACATGCAGAATTGTTACGCTTTGCTACGAAGGAAACAACCTTTGAGAAATTGTACTATCATATGAATGAGTGCATAGTGGAAAATGGATTTGTGAATCTTGATTTTATGGGCAACCTGGGACATTCCATTGTGAAAACTAAAGGTGATAGAGTTTACATTGAAAAAGGTAATATGACCAAGCTTGGCGATGTGAAGTATTTTACATTTGAACCGCACATATCATTTCCAGATTCAAAGTATGGATATAAGAAAGAGAATATTTATTACTTTGATGAAAATGGGCTGATGAAACTTTAAGATATAGATTGGATGAAAAAATGATTAGAGAAGCAAACAAAAATGATTTAGATGAAATATTACAGCTTTACTATAAAAGAGCAACAATGGAAGATATCGATGAATTGGTAAGAACAAGAATAATTGTCCTTCGTGCCGCTAACAAATTGTCAGATGATGAGGATATGTCCGTTGTGGAGGAGGAATCATATGCATACTATAGGCGTGCGTTGAAAAACGGAGAGCATATTGCATATTTGGTGTATGATAACGGAAAGTTTATCGGAGCTGGTGGTGTCAGCTTTTATCAGGTTATGCCGACCTATCATAATCCGACAGGTAAAAAGGCGTATATTATGAATATGTATACGGCACCGGAATATAGAAGACAGGGAATTGCAATTCACACATTGGATTTGCTGGTGAAGGATGCGAAGGAACAGGGTGTGCTACAGATTGCATTAGAGGCAACGGATATGGGACGACCTTTGTATGAGAGATACGGATTTGTAAAAATGGAAGATGAAATGGAGCTGATATAGTATGACAAAAGTGTATTTTGTGCGTCACGCACAACCGGAGCATGATTGGGAAGAAGACAGAACGAGACCTTTGACAGAAGAAGGAAAGAAAGATTCTGAGATTGTATTGGAATTTTTGAAGGACAAAAAAATAGATGCATTTTATTGTAGTCCATATAAACGTAGTATGGATACTATTGCAGAGGCAGCAGCTTTTTTCACAAAAGAGATTATAACGGATGAGAGATTAAGGGAGCGTGAAAAAGGTTCTGATGGAAACAACCACGGAATGTTTCAGAAACGCTGGGCTGACCATGATTATCATGAAGATGGTGGAGAATCCATTGCTATGGTTCAAAATCGTAATATAGAGGCGTTGAACGAGATTTTATCAGATAATACAGATAAAGAGATTGTTATAGGAACCCATGGTACTGCCCTTAGTACGATATTGAATTTTTATGACAATAGCTTTGGATGTGAAGATTTTCTGAGAATTATAGATTGGATGCCATATATTATAGAACTGGATTTTGAAGGTGATAAGTTGGTTGGTAAACAGGAACATTGCCATGTGCAGAAGGAATTTAAGGGCAAGCAGCGTGCGGATAAGAAGTAGTGAGGAATAGATGAATACACGATATTATATGGTCATTATCAAGCGTGAAATAAAGACATCCGAAATAATGTCATGTGGTTACAATAGAAATACCCAAAAATGGGATGTAAAATTCAATAATGGAAAAACATACTCGTATGCATATTTGAATGTGGAAAAGTTGACTGATCCGGAGGTTTTGAATCCTAACATGTATCGGATTAGCAGAGAAGGACGAGAGTTCTTTGATGTTAA is part of the Blautia faecicola genome and encodes:
- a CDS encoding type II toxin-antitoxin system RelE/ParE family toxin is translated as MLKLRINPIVAKDLKDIRDYIAEDNEEYAAKTIKEIYGKFENLQMFPGMGSDLSKRVSFRTDYKYAIWEDYVIIYKVGNEYVEIYRVVNRYQDITRIFE
- a CDS encoding kinase; translation: MGKLIILRGNSGSGKTTVAKELQKKFGYNTMLISQDEIRRNILWVKDGIDTKALPLMIELLKYGYEHSDIVILEGIMYEEWYNPLFKVANELYGSNVYSYYFDIPFEETIRRHQTRSKSQEFGEEHMRGWWREKDFSAVLKEQLITCEMDANSIVAKVYADLLKEE
- a CDS encoding inorganic pyrophosphatase translates to MRHDIIEYAEISSVIGRTVTVTVDRPLGSYHPEHKNMYYPINYGYVEGIMAPDGEEQDVYILGVDEAIEKFTGKIIAIVHRNDDVEEKWVVAPEGMAFTKEEICEQIHFQEQYFDSEIVM
- a CDS encoding non-canonical purine NTP pyrophosphatase; the encoded protein is MKLLYGTGNLAKLSAMRNRLEQLDIELIGLNDMRAEGKIVPKVIEDGNTPLENARLKAMAYYEAFQIPVFSCDSGLYFDNVPDEVQPGVHVRNVNGKCLSDDEMIDYYSGLVKAYGNLVARYRNAICFVMDNTHIYEAMEPSMESEKFILTDKPHSTIRKEGFPLDSISLDIKTNKYYYDLPEDKLEQVAVEDGFLEFFKNILNLN
- a CDS encoding M24 family metallopeptidase yields the protein MLEVKFYDTVDDSLLKFAVIISQSNGKWVFCKHKERDTYEAPGGHREVGEDILETAKRELQEETGAIQFDINPICVYSVTGKNSVNETGEETFGLLCFAEIREFSGQLDSEMEKVVLMDELPQNWTYPLIQPKLIEKYMQIEKQSYSQIQLAAKQTIEYIKNTIKPGMNLLEIRKLSEEKLLELGADSFWYWDVGAFVFAGDETTVSVSGKQYVTSDRVIGNNDIITIDLSPQVGNIWGDYARTIIVENGMVVENIGLIKNPEWKSGLQMEEKLHAELLRFATKETTFEKLYYHMNECIVENGFVNLDFMGNLGHSIVKTKGDRVYIEKGNMTKLGDVKYFTFEPHISFPDSKYGYKKENIYYFDENGLMKL
- a CDS encoding GNAT family N-acetyltransferase, whose product is MIREANKNDLDEILQLYYKRATMEDIDELVRTRIIVLRAANKLSDDEDMSVVEEESYAYYRRALKNGEHIAYLVYDNGKFIGAGGVSFYQVMPTYHNPTGKKAYIMNMYTAPEYRRQGIAIHTLDLLVKDAKEQGVLQIALEATDMGRPLYERYGFVKMEDEMELI
- a CDS encoding histidine phosphatase family protein → MTKVYFVRHAQPEHDWEEDRTRPLTEEGKKDSEIVLEFLKDKKIDAFYCSPYKRSMDTIAEAAAFFTKEIITDERLREREKGSDGNNHGMFQKRWADHDYHEDGGESIAMVQNRNIEALNEILSDNTDKEIVIGTHGTALSTILNFYDNSFGCEDFLRIIDWMPYIIELDFEGDKLVGKQEHCHVQKEFKGKQRADKK